In Drechmeria coniospora strain ARSEF 6962 chromosome 03, whole genome shotgun sequence, the DNA window GACAATAAACTGATAGTCGAGAAAAGCGTGAAGATCCCGCTCCTTCGTCCACGAGCGCCTCATGGCTTCGGTGATGGCCCGTCCGGAAATTTGGCCAGCCTGTCTCATGTTGGCCACCTCGGCTGGGCTCTTGGTGACTCGCAACTTGTTCATGATTGGATATAGGGGAACCTTCGAAGTTCTAGACTCCCTTTCGGCGAAGAACCTCCACAGCGAGCTGGACGCCACAGGCTTGCTGGCCTCGACATCTGCGTACACGACCTTGGCCGAGTTAAGAATCAGCGGCAGGGctgcctcggcatcctcgatgggtcttgcctcgtcggcattgaacacctgctcggcggcgtcgacgccgttcCGGTAGCCAGACCATTGTTCGGCGCCGGGGTCCTTGCGCTTTACGAACATGCGAAAGGCGTAGTCGCCCCATTTGGGGCCGGTTTTCTCGATTACGGCGACCACATCCCCTTCGCTCCAACCCGTGAGCCAGAGAAAGTTGGACTCTTGTCGATAGGGGTGAAAAACAGCGCCAGATTTGTACGCGAGCGAGGCGGCATTGAGGACGGCAATGCCTCCCTCGGCCATCgagtcggcgagggcggcacgTCGATCAGCATACTCCTGAGCCGTGATGCCGGGCGTTACTTGTCAAAATCAGCACCTGTCCGGCCCCAGGTCCCCTCTCGTACGATCCCGAGACTTGGAAAATGCTTACACTCGCCCGGCTTGAGAATGTGAGGATGTGTTTCGTGCACAGGCTGGCCAAAGGTCAGAttcgccgccgagacggagcCATATTGCCTCCTTCGAGAGAGAGCTGGGACGCTCGAAAGGATTGTTGTTGCTATCGGCCAAGTGTTGTTGGTGAGGCGGAATCCGCTCCTCGCTGACACAGCAGTCGAGGCTCGGAGGGAGGATAAGAGATGCAGTGGGCACCGCGAAACGCTCCGGAATGGTTGGCGTGGGAGCTTCATTTTACGGATGCAGAATAATTTCGAGGCATGTGCAGTCTTGAGAATGCATCATCCGGCCGGGTCCTCGGTGCAAGCAAGGCAAGCTGATCCTCGTGGATGAGCATGGAGCGTTAGCAAATCAGTGCACGCTTCCCATGCTCATGGCCATGCAAAGGAGCGATGCGGGAGGGATGGCAATCCGAGTGTGCTGTCCGGAAAGTGAGGTGCGTGATGGCGGcgaaggtacggagtacgctgGCTTCAGTCGCATTTCTGGAACagacaggcaggcaggcatgcGCCACAGGTTCTCCTCTGAGCACTATTACTTGTTGTGTGCTTAGTTTAGGTGTTCGTTCATGTGTGGGATCATGCCAAAAGCGTTGTAGCATCGCCTAGATCCGCTACGATGTAATTCCCGTCGGCCGCTGGCAGGTACCTGTCATGCCTATCAACGTGCTCTTTCAGCGGCTAAGGCGCTGGAAAGGCGGCCACTTACAGCGTGCGTGCACTGTAATGCGCATAGCAACAGCCCCCACCCGTTAGCCGGTTGCTGGTGAGGCGGGTTGGCCCGTGCGTGTTTTTGGCACTGCGCCCAAGCAGGCATAGCGCTATTATGCCAAGCGCGAATGGCTCCATCAGGTCAACACTAGACCAGACGCTGGAGCTTCTCCGACAGAACGAGTTTCTTCGTTCACTCGCACACGCTCTTCCTCCACCTCCAGCGTTGACGCCAGCAGCAGAGTGGAAGCAGAAGGAGGTTGCTCGTCGTCAATGTTGCTGTAGCATCTCTCATCCTCTGCGTCAGTGTCGGCTTGAGCTTTGCTCGTCCTTTCGGCGTGTCCTGGAGCCGCCGACACGTCGCGTCCTGCGGTCACGGTTTGCATCCCGTCCCAACCTCCCGACCCCTCTCCCACGTTCGTCGACGCTGCAGAGCAACGCTCGGCCGTTGCATCTCGACTCGACGCAAACCACGGAGGGAAAGGACCCGTCCCCAGAGCATGGTGGCGGCAATCGGAGTCGTACATGGCCACCGCATCGATTTCTCCCCTCGCAGCCCCCTTAGCGGTCATGTCTTCCCGGCGAGCCCCCCTCACGAGCAACCCGAATGTCGTCAACTCGCCGCTACGGGCACCGTCGGCACTGGCCGCTTGTGCCAAGCAGAAACGGTCGTACGCTCACGTCCAGCGTGAGGAGTCCTAcggccagccgccgccggtgaagAAGCAAGCCGTCGACAATGGCTCTTGCCGTCCGCTCCGATCCCCCgccaaggcgacgacgacgacgaactcGTCCCGCACTCAGGTGCTCGCACAGCGAGGGGCGGGAAACCGCACGTCGACGGTCACGGCCTCGAGGGAACGCGTCTCGAGACCCCCCGCGGCCACGCAATCGGCCAGGTCCGGACAAGAAGTCGATACGGAAAAGGACCTATGGCGGAAACACTACAGGGCCAAGTTC includes these proteins:
- a CDS encoding xaa-pro dipeptidase app; its protein translation is MKLPRQPFRSVSRCPLHLLSSLRASTAVSARSGFRLTNNTWPIATTILSSVPALSRRRQYGSVSAANLTFGQPVHETHPHILKPGELTPGITAQEYADRRAALADSMAEGGIAVLNAASLAYKSGAVFHPYRQESNFLWLTGWSEGDVVAVIEKTGPKWGDYAFRMFVKRKDPGAEQWSGYRNGVDAAEQVFNADEARPIEDAEAALPLILNSAKVVYADVEASKPVASSSLWRFFAERESRTSKVPLYPIMNKLRVTKSPAEVANMRQAGQISGRAITEAMRRSWTKERDLHAFLDYQFIVNGCDGPAYIPVVAGGERANCIHYTVNNNMFRDGEFILVDAGGEYGTYVTDISRTWPVSGKFTPAQRDLYEAVLKVQRSSVALCCESASMSLEDIHGITARGLVDQLCGIGFNVTMSSIDQLFPHHVGHYIGLDVHDCPGFSRREKLRKGQCVTIEPGVYVPDDERWPRHFRGMGIRIEDSVCVDGDSPYILSTEAVKEVDDIEALRS